In Bifidobacterium sp. ESL0745, one DNA window encodes the following:
- the frr gene encoding ribosome recycling factor produces the protein MANPVDQAKEQMNKSVEATKENFSGIRTGRANPALLNGLLVDYYGAPTPIKNVASIGVPEPRTLSITPFDGSQANAVEKAIRDSDLGGSTRRDGNVIHLTMPELTEDRRKEYVKLAKGKAEDGKVAVRNIRRKAKETIDKSVKDGDMGEDEGDRLQKDLDKATKNTTETIDQLLEAKEKEIMEV, from the coding sequence ATGGCAAACCCTGTAGATCAAGCCAAGGAACAGATGAACAAGTCTGTGGAAGCCACCAAGGAGAACTTTTCCGGCATCCGTACCGGCCGTGCCAACCCGGCACTGCTGAACGGACTGCTCGTCGACTATTATGGTGCCCCGACACCGATCAAGAACGTCGCTTCCATCGGTGTACCAGAACCTCGCACCCTTTCGATCACCCCGTTTGACGGATCGCAGGCCAACGCCGTCGAGAAGGCTATCCGCGACTCGGACCTTGGCGGCAGCACCCGCCGCGACGGCAACGTCATCCATCTGACCATGCCTGAACTGACCGAGGACCGCCGCAAGGAATACGTCAAGCTTGCCAAAGGCAAGGCCGAGGACGGCAAGGTCGCGGTACGCAACATTCGCCGAAAGGCCAAGGAGACCATCGACAAGTCCGTCAAGGACGGCGACATGGGTGAGGACGAGGGCGACCGTCTGCAGAAGGATCTCGACAAAGCCACCAAAAACACCACTGAAACCATCGATCAGCTTCTCGAAGCCAAAGAGAAGGAGATCATGGAAGTCTGA
- the tsf gene encoding translation elongation factor Ts has product MAAITAALIKQVREDTGAGMMDVKKALTEAEGDVARAKEIIRAKGIQAAGKREGRTAQEGTIASRVVDTANGQAGYAVELNSETDFVAKTPKFVAFTDGVLDDAIKAGASTADEVLAAPSADGTVKETVEEAAALFGEHVKVGQVAKVEGPKVEIYAHKKSAEMPPSIVAIVATDEKGAAVAHEAALQISAMGAKWLKREDVPADVVESERRVATEKSQAEGKPEKIIPKIVEGRMNAFYKENVLLEQEYVKDTSKSVGDLFKEVGGELLAFARIEVGKGDEK; this is encoded by the coding sequence ATGGCAGCAATTACAGCAGCTTTGATCAAGCAGGTGCGCGAAGACACCGGCGCCGGCATGATGGACGTCAAGAAGGCGCTCACCGAGGCCGAAGGCGACGTCGCACGCGCCAAGGAAATCATCCGTGCCAAAGGCATCCAGGCCGCAGGCAAGCGCGAGGGCCGCACCGCCCAGGAAGGCACCATCGCCTCCCGCGTGGTCGACACCGCCAATGGCCAGGCCGGCTATGCCGTTGAGCTCAATTCCGAAACCGACTTCGTCGCGAAGACCCCGAAGTTCGTCGCTTTCACCGACGGCGTGCTCGATGACGCCATCAAGGCAGGTGCATCGACCGCCGATGAGGTCCTTGCGGCTCCGTCCGCCGACGGCACCGTCAAGGAGACCGTGGAGGAAGCCGCGGCACTCTTCGGCGAGCATGTCAAGGTCGGTCAGGTAGCCAAGGTCGAAGGCCCGAAGGTCGAGATCTACGCACACAAGAAGTCGGCCGAGATGCCGCCGAGCATCGTCGCCATCGTCGCCACCGACGAAAAGGGTGCCGCTGTTGCCCACGAGGCTGCTCTGCAGATTTCCGCCATGGGCGCCAAGTGGCTCAAACGTGAGGATGTTCCGGCAGATGTCGTCGAATCCGAACGTCGCGTCGCCACCGAGAAGTCCCAGGCCGAAGGCAAGCCCGAGAAGATTATCCCCAAGATCGTGGAAGGCCGCATGAACGCCTTCTACAAGGAGAATGTGCTGCTTGAGCAGGAATACGTCAAGGACACTTCCAAGTCCGTCGGCGATCTGTTCAAGGAAGTCGGCGGCGAGCTGCTCGCCTTCGCCCGCATCGAGGTCGGCAAGGGCGACGAGAAGTGA
- a CDS encoding phosphatidate cytidylyltransferase codes for MTNKQRHEAGDEVNAALNDINKKTGRNMPQAVATAVFLIVLIVACLLLKIDLYIWLIAVFLVLALRELHVSFATVHLYIPLVVLWICCAATLLAVYYVPNHVLAAGVGIAIAAIAVAIAANVRHNVGKRLAGAIEGKLAAAQNIEKSSASSATNSKTGENSIDNVSVSVFLVLYILVLASCIILPETFNGHPVAHAIMLIFLPALSDTGGLFFGAFFGKHKLSPRISPKKSVEGLCGSILFAMVGAFAVFAFTYPSLWSTRWWVPILTGVMVGVIGTFGDLCASMLKRDMGLKDMGHLLKGHGGVIDRVDSILLCAPCFTLLLWATGM; via the coding sequence ATGACCAACAAACAACGGCATGAGGCAGGTGATGAAGTCAATGCTGCGCTCAATGATATCAACAAGAAGACCGGGCGTAACATGCCTCAGGCCGTTGCCACCGCAGTGTTTCTCATCGTTCTTATCGTCGCATGCCTGCTTTTGAAAATCGACCTGTATATCTGGCTGATTGCCGTTTTCCTTGTGCTTGCGTTGCGTGAGCTGCATGTCTCGTTTGCTACCGTCCACCTATACATCCCCTTGGTGGTCTTGTGGATCTGCTGCGCGGCAACATTGCTTGCGGTCTATTATGTGCCCAATCACGTTCTGGCGGCAGGAGTCGGCATCGCCATTGCGGCCATTGCGGTCGCCATTGCGGCCAACGTACGCCATAACGTCGGCAAACGTCTTGCAGGAGCCATCGAAGGCAAATTGGCCGCGGCACAGAATATTGAAAAATCTTCCGCTTCTTCGGCAACCAACAGCAAAACCGGAGAAAACAGCATCGACAATGTCTCGGTATCAGTGTTCCTCGTCCTTTATATCCTCGTTTTGGCTTCGTGCATCATCCTGCCGGAGACGTTCAACGGCCATCCAGTGGCCCATGCCATCATGCTGATTTTCCTCCCTGCCCTCTCGGACACGGGCGGTCTGTTCTTCGGTGCGTTCTTTGGTAAGCACAAGCTCTCGCCGCGTATTTCCCCCAAGAAATCGGTCGAAGGTCTGTGCGGCTCCATATTGTTCGCGATGGTCGGGGCTTTCGCAGTGTTTGCTTTCACCTATCCGAGCCTGTGGTCGACTCGCTGGTGGGTTCCGATTCTTACCGGCGTAATGGTCGGAGTCATCGGCACGTTCGGCGACTTGTGCGCTTCGATGCTCAAGCGTGATATGGGATTGAAGGATATGGGCCATCTTTTGAAAGGTCATGGTGGGGTGATCGATCGTGTCGATTCGATTCTCCTTTGTGCACCGTGCTTCACGTTGTTGCTCTGGGCGACAGGCATGTGA
- the rpsB gene encoding 30S ribosomal protein S2 yields the protein MAQITMSEMLKAGLHFGHQTRRWNPKMKQYILMERNGIHIINLFKSLDLIDKAYDFIKQTVAHNGTVLFVGTKKQAQEAIATQATRVNMPYVSERWLGGMLTNFQTVSKRVARLKELEEMDFTDVHGSGLTKKELLLLQREKNKLEKQLGGIRNMTRTPSAMFVVDINKEALAVEEAHKLSIPVVAIVDTNTDPDLVDYPIPANDDAIRGIELLTSLMADAVADGLLERSGKAEKTEDKSEQPMAAWEKDLLKDNEKPAEDATATAETSPAEAKVEETKVEEAKA from the coding sequence ATGGCTCAGATCACTATGAGCGAAATGCTGAAGGCAGGACTGCACTTCGGCCATCAGACCCGTCGCTGGAACCCCAAGATGAAGCAGTACATCCTGATGGAGCGCAACGGCATCCATATCATCAATCTCTTCAAGTCGCTCGACCTGATCGACAAGGCCTACGATTTCATCAAGCAGACCGTGGCGCACAACGGCACCGTCCTCTTCGTCGGCACGAAGAAGCAGGCCCAGGAAGCCATCGCCACCCAGGCTACCCGCGTCAATATGCCGTATGTTTCCGAGCGCTGGCTCGGCGGCATGCTCACCAACTTCCAGACCGTTTCCAAGCGCGTCGCACGCCTGAAGGAACTGGAAGAGATGGACTTCACCGACGTCCACGGCTCCGGGCTGACCAAGAAGGAGCTCCTGCTCCTGCAGCGCGAGAAGAACAAGCTCGAGAAGCAGCTCGGCGGTATCCGCAACATGACCCGCACGCCTTCGGCCATGTTCGTCGTCGACATCAACAAGGAGGCGCTGGCCGTCGAGGAAGCCCACAAGCTGAGCATCCCGGTCGTCGCCATCGTTGATACCAACACCGATCCCGACCTCGTGGACTATCCGATCCCGGCCAACGATGACGCCATCCGCGGCATCGAGCTGCTGACCAGCCTTATGGCAGATGCCGTCGCCGACGGTCTGCTCGAACGCAGCGGCAAGGCCGAGAAGACCGAAGACAAGTCCGAGCAGCCGATGGCCGCTTGGGAGAAGGACCTGTTGAAGGACAACGAGAAGCCCGCGGAGGACGCGACAGCCACCGCCGAAACCAGCCCTGCCGAGGCCAAGGTCGAGGAAACCAAGGTCGAAGAGGCCAAGGCCTGA
- the pyrH gene encoding UMP kinase — MTQDNNEDTARRVLLKLSGEAFGGGKIGIDTTVIRRIAQEIHKAVKQGVEVAIVVGGGNFFRGAELQQAGIERSRGDYMGMLGTVMNCLALQDFLEQEGQATRVQTAITMGQVAEPYIPLKAIRHLEKGRVVIFGAGAGMPYFSTDTVSIQRSLEIHCDAVLMGKNGVDGIYTADPRKDPGAKRFKTLSYQRALVDNLAVMDAAALSMARENDQHIRVFGLEEAGNVTKALIGEPIGTLVSNLESEIIQ, encoded by the coding sequence ATGACTCAAGACAACAATGAAGACACCGCCCGACGAGTGCTGCTGAAGCTTTCAGGCGAGGCCTTCGGTGGTGGCAAGATTGGTATCGACACCACCGTGATTCGTCGCATCGCGCAGGAAATCCACAAAGCTGTCAAGCAAGGCGTCGAAGTTGCCATCGTCGTCGGCGGCGGCAACTTCTTCCGTGGGGCCGAACTCCAGCAGGCGGGTATCGAACGCAGCCGTGGCGATTATATGGGCATGCTCGGCACCGTTATGAACTGTCTCGCCTTGCAGGATTTCCTTGAGCAGGAAGGTCAGGCCACTCGTGTGCAGACCGCCATCACCATGGGCCAGGTCGCTGAACCGTATATTCCGCTCAAGGCCATTCGTCATTTGGAAAAGGGTCGTGTGGTCATATTCGGCGCCGGCGCCGGTATGCCGTATTTCTCGACAGACACTGTCTCCATTCAGCGTTCGTTGGAAATCCACTGTGATGCTGTGCTGATGGGCAAGAACGGCGTTGACGGCATTTATACCGCCGATCCGCGTAAGGATCCGGGCGCCAAACGTTTCAAGACCTTGAGTTACCAGCGTGCGTTGGTCGACAATCTTGCTGTCATGGACGCCGCGGCGCTTTCCATGGCGCGTGAGAACGACCAGCACATCCGTGTATTCGGCTTGGAAGAAGCCGGAAACGTCACCAAGGCCCTGATTGGAGAACCCATCGGCACGCTTGTCTCCAATCTGGAATCGGAAATCATCCAATAA
- a CDS encoding ABC transporter ATP-binding protein, with protein MAKRNTYDEDEELDEKINIHDIFRIATYLKPYLGQVARIVTVVLFMSCISVSTPYLTKIMIDSAIPHKDFGQLGMLTGIFAVLIFLYELGVRYRTVAITRVGQLMLKDMRRDIFTHIQTLPFSYFDSRPHGKILVRVVNYVNTLSDTLSSGLINVIADIFTFVVTLVVMFAIDWRLALWSLILFPLLIIWVFVLQRLQKRAYQLLSNKQSNLNAYLHESIAGVKTTQTFARERKQFDTFQKQQGTVRSYYMKAIYVQDLMWPGVQTISSMTVAFIYYVGIMGLGGVNVTTGVLIAFVGYANNFWNPVIDLGNFYNQLITCSAYLERIFETLDIKPEIANKPGAADLPQIRGKVDFNDVVFRYEPDGRNILNLVDFHVEPGKTIALVGPTGAGKTTIVSLLSRFYDVSEGSITIDGYDIRDVTLQSLRRQMGVMLQDTFVFSGNVRENIRYGRLDATDEQIVEAAKAVHADEFIREMPDGYDTVVEERGSTMSAGQRQLISFARVLLADPRILILDEATSNIDTRTEEALQAGLQHLLKGRTSFVIAHRLSTIENSDEIYYIDHGQIVEHGTHKELLEKKGAYYRLYESQYAMLKVRENAMKSE; from the coding sequence ATGGCAAAACGTAATACATACGATGAGGACGAAGAGCTTGATGAGAAGATTAATATCCATGACATCTTCCGCATCGCGACCTATCTCAAGCCGTATCTGGGACAGGTCGCTCGAATTGTTACTGTCGTGCTTTTCATGAGCTGCATTTCCGTTTCCACGCCATATCTGACAAAGATCATGATTGATTCCGCCATTCCGCATAAGGATTTCGGGCAGCTGGGCATGCTCACCGGCATCTTCGCAGTGCTCATCTTCCTTTACGAACTCGGTGTGCGTTACCGTACGGTGGCCATCACCCGTGTCGGCCAGCTGATGCTCAAGGACATGCGCCGCGACATCTTCACTCATATTCAGACTTTGCCGTTCAGCTACTTCGATTCACGCCCGCACGGCAAGATCCTCGTGCGCGTGGTCAACTACGTCAACACGCTTTCCGACACGCTTTCAAGCGGTCTGATCAACGTGATCGCCGACATCTTCACTTTTGTGGTCACGCTCGTGGTCATGTTCGCGATTGACTGGCGGTTGGCGCTGTGGAGCCTCATTCTTTTCCCGCTGCTCATCATCTGGGTGTTCGTACTGCAGCGTCTGCAGAAACGCGCCTACCAACTGCTCTCGAATAAACAGAGCAATCTAAACGCCTACCTACACGAATCCATTGCCGGGGTAAAGACCACGCAGACCTTCGCGCGTGAACGCAAACAGTTCGACACCTTCCAGAAGCAGCAGGGAACCGTGCGCAGCTACTACATGAAGGCGATCTATGTGCAGGATCTTATGTGGCCGGGCGTGCAGACCATCAGCTCGATGACCGTGGCCTTCATCTACTATGTCGGCATTATGGGCCTAGGTGGGGTCAACGTCACCACCGGCGTGCTGATCGCCTTCGTCGGCTATGCCAACAACTTCTGGAATCCGGTCATCGATCTCGGCAACTTCTACAACCAGCTGATCACCTGCTCGGCCTATCTCGAACGCATCTTCGAAACACTTGACATCAAGCCCGAAATCGCCAACAAGCCCGGCGCGGCCGACCTTCCGCAGATCCGTGGCAAGGTCGATTTCAACGATGTTGTCTTCCGCTACGAGCCCGACGGCCGCAACATCCTGAACCTTGTCGACTTCCACGTCGAGCCTGGCAAGACCATCGCCTTGGTCGGCCCCACTGGTGCCGGCAAGACCACCATTGTGAGCCTTCTGTCGCGCTTCTATGATGTCAGCGAGGGATCGATCACCATTGATGGCTACGATATACGCGACGTCACGTTGCAATCGCTGCGCCGTCAGATGGGCGTGATGCTGCAGGATACGTTCGTTTTCTCCGGCAACGTGCGAGAGAACATCCGTTACGGTAGGCTTGACGCCACCGACGAACAGATCGTCGAGGCCGCCAAGGCCGTGCACGCCGACGAGTTCATCCGTGAGATGCCAGACGGCTATGACACGGTGGTAGAGGAACGCGGTTCGACCATGTCGGCCGGCCAGCGCCAGCTGATCTCCTTCGCCCGCGTGCTGCTCGCCGACCCGCGTATCCTCATCCTGGATGAGGCGACCAGCAACATCGACACCCGCACCGAGGAGGCGCTCCAGGCGGGACTGCAGCATCTGCTCAAAGGTCGTACGAGCTTCGTGATAGCACACCGCCTTTCCACCATCGAGAATTCGGACGAAATCTACTACATCGATCACGGGCAGATCGTTGAGCATGGCACGCACAAAGAGCTGCTGGAAAAGAAGGGTGCCTATTACCGCCTTTACGAGTCCCAGTATGCCATGCTCAAAGTACGTGAGAATGCCATGAAGTCCGAATAG
- a CDS encoding ABC transporter ATP-binding protein: MYVDPQRNKNAGNLRWIIQYCKPDLPRVAVSLVLLFVNDAMAIIMPLLAGMIVDQVIGAKHFGILTRICGAMIVVTLVRVISRYIYQILMERFAQNSIYRLVSDEYEKLHELDFTYFNHTRNGDIMSRMTSDTDAIRHFLCWVSYQATDCVVMLLGALCMMYTIDWRLALALTCVTPFLFLLTRALSKRAAPLFYAIRNSLADLNSMVEENIEGNRVVKAFVREDYETEKFDKRNDDYMQKNMDSAYNNRRFMPWLDGLGFLLQLITLGIGGFLVIKGYMTLGNLVSFNSLLWMIDIPVRQSGWLINDWQRFGASCIKIRRLLTAESRITEKPHAQESIRQAIDIKEHVGARSTENVAPDRMSGEIRFDHVSFAFPDDPETPVLKDLNFYVPAGTKLGILGETGAGKSTLVNLIARFYDPTVGTVFLDGIDARDWPLKTLRSQVSIVAQDTFLFSDTIGDNIGFGAGPAHSSDPNYIRRMAGIAGADDFIRSMPDGYDTIVGERGVGLSGGQKQRLSLARSLADNPSILIMDDTTSAVDMETEAQIQDHLRDMETKKTVVTIAHRISSVKDADLILVLEHGRIVERGDHEHLVAAHGRYWEIYKKQLGIESGGSQGFEE, encoded by the coding sequence ATGTATGTCGATCCACAACGCAACAAAAACGCCGGGAATCTCAGATGGATCATACAGTATTGCAAACCTGACCTGCCAAGGGTGGCGGTTTCGCTGGTTCTGCTGTTTGTCAATGACGCCATGGCGATCATCATGCCGCTTCTGGCGGGCATGATCGTCGACCAGGTGATCGGAGCCAAGCATTTTGGCATCTTGACCCGCATCTGCGGAGCCATGATCGTGGTGACACTGGTACGCGTGATTTCACGCTATATCTATCAGATTCTGATGGAACGCTTCGCACAGAATTCCATCTACCGGCTGGTAAGCGACGAATACGAGAAGCTGCACGAGCTCGATTTCACCTACTTCAACCACACCCGCAACGGCGACATCATGAGCCGCATGACATCCGACACTGATGCGATTCGTCACTTCCTGTGCTGGGTGAGCTACCAGGCCACCGATTGCGTGGTTATGCTACTTGGGGCCCTTTGCATGATGTACACCATCGATTGGCGGCTGGCGCTGGCGCTGACCTGCGTCACCCCGTTCCTCTTCCTGCTGACGCGGGCGCTCTCCAAACGTGCCGCACCTCTGTTCTACGCCATACGTAACTCGCTGGCCGACCTCAACTCCATGGTCGAGGAGAACATCGAAGGCAACCGCGTGGTCAAGGCCTTCGTCCGCGAGGATTACGAAACCGAGAAGTTCGACAAACGCAACGACGACTACATGCAAAAGAACATGGATTCCGCCTATAACAACCGCAGGTTCATGCCTTGGCTGGACGGCCTTGGTTTCTTGTTGCAGCTGATCACGCTCGGCATCGGTGGCTTCCTGGTCATCAAAGGCTATATGACACTCGGCAATCTGGTCAGTTTCAACAGCCTTTTGTGGATGATCGACATCCCGGTGCGCCAGTCCGGCTGGCTGATCAACGACTGGCAGCGTTTTGGGGCAAGCTGTATCAAGATAAGGCGTCTGCTGACCGCAGAATCCCGTATTACCGAGAAACCGCACGCACAGGAATCCATCAGGCAGGCCATCGACATTAAGGAACATGTTGGCGCACGCAGTACCGAGAACGTCGCCCCTGACCGTATGAGTGGCGAAATTCGCTTCGACCACGTCAGTTTCGCCTTCCCCGACGACCCTGAAACACCGGTGCTGAAGGATCTCAATTTCTATGTGCCTGCCGGTACGAAACTTGGCATTCTGGGGGAAACGGGCGCAGGCAAGTCCACACTGGTCAACCTTATCGCCCGCTTCTACGACCCGACCGTCGGCACCGTCTTCCTCGACGGCATCGACGCAAGGGACTGGCCGCTGAAAACCCTGCGCAGCCAGGTGAGCATCGTTGCCCAGGACACGTTCCTCTTCTCCGATACCATCGGTGACAACATCGGCTTCGGCGCCGGTCCCGCGCATTCCTCCGACCCGAATTACATCCGCCGCATGGCCGGTATCGCAGGGGCAGATGATTTCATCCGTTCCATGCCCGACGGTTATGACACCATCGTCGGCGAGCGCGGAGTCGGTCTTTCCGGAGGGCAGAAACAACGTCTGAGCCTCGCCCGATCGTTGGCCGACAACCCGTCCATCCTCATCATGGACGACACCACCTCCGCGGTCGATATGGAAACCGAAGCGCAGATCCAGGATCACCTGCGTGACATGGAAACGAAGAAAACGGTGGTGACCATCGCCCATCGCATCTCCTCGGTCAAGGATGCCGACCTGATTCTCGTATTGGAACACGGCCGCATCGTCGAGCGAGGCGACCACGAGCATCTGGTGGCGGCGCACGGCCGTTACTGGGAGATCTACAAAAAACAGCTGGGCATTGAGTCCGGTGGTTCACAAGGCTTCGAAGAGTAG